The following DNA comes from Gammaproteobacteria bacterium.
AAATACCGGCTCTCTTCCGGCCAAGTTGCTGACGCGGCATTGGATCATCACCGACGCCAACGGCAAGGTGCAGGAAGTGCGCGGTGAAGGCGTGGTCGGCGAGCAGCCTTACCTGCGGCCCGGCGAGGGCTTCCAATACAGCAGCGGCACGATGCTGGAGACGCCGGTGGGGAGTATGCGGGGTAGTTATCAAATGCTGGCCGACAACGGCGTCGAGTTCGACGCCGAGATACCCGCCTTTACGCTGTCACTGCCGAATACGCTGCACTGATCGCCCCCGCTACGATTCGAGCGTAGTAAAAACGATTCACCGCAGAGGACGCGGAGGAGAAACAAACCCATTTGATGTTATTCCTTTTGCATCCTTGATGGTTTGTGTATTTTCCTTTGTGTTTCTCTGCGCCCTCTGCGGTGAATGTAGTTCTATAGAGTGCTTGCCACGTTACTTAAAACCGCATACTCCTCGAGGCTCAGGGTTTCGGCGCGGCGGCTCTGATCTATGCCCGCGGCGCGCATCTGCTCTTCTGTGACCCTGCCGCGCAAAGTGTTGCGCAAGGTCTTGCGGCGCTGTGAGAACGCTTGTTTCACCAGCGCGGCGAACCGAGCTTCATCCTCGATTGTCACCGGTGGAGTCGTATAAGGCGTCAATCGCACCACGGCCGATTCGATCTTTGGCGCGGGCGTAAACGCGCCCGGGCCGACATTAAACAATTTCTCCATCGCGCAACGGTATTGCAGCATCACGCTCAAACGTCCGTAGTCGGAACCGCCGGGCGCGGAGATCATCCTCTCCACGACCTCCTTTTGCAACATGAAGTACATATCCCGGATGCAGCCGGCC
Coding sequences within:
- the apaG gene encoding Co2+/Mg2+ efflux protein ApaG, which encodes MNKSPYSIKVDVQTAYIGEQSIPDLHRYVFAYTVTIKNTGSLPAKLLTRHWIITDANGKVQEVRGEGVVGEQPYLRPGEGFQYSSGTMLETPVGSMRGSYQMLADNGVEFDAEIPAFTLSLPNTLH
- the rsmA gene encoding 16S rRNA (adenine(1518)-N(6)/adenine(1519)-N(6))-dimethyltransferase RsmA, producing MAEPGGKHRPRKRFGQNFLHDPGVIRRIVAAIQPLRGEHIVEIGPGLGALTLPLLQATGELDVIELDRDLIPKLTEYCAGHGILRIHNADALRFDFAHLAGDGRKLRITGNLPYNISTPLLFHLLDQAGCIRDMYFMLQKEVVERMISAPGGSDYGRLSVMLQYRCAMEKLFNVGPGAFTPAPKIESAVVRLTPYTTPPVTIEDEARFAALVKQAFSQRRKTLRNTLRGRVTEEQMRAAGIDQSRRAETLSLEEYAVLSNVASTL